In Magnolia sinica isolate HGM2019 chromosome 16, MsV1, whole genome shotgun sequence, the genomic window agtcaaggtacgctccatcccatcaaacatcttgatgctcaccgtgccAATAGCTACAACATTACAAACATTGTCATTGTCCATAAAAACCTGTCCCCTATCGCATTGCTTGTAActagcgaaccaactccgatgaggagtcatgtgatatgacgctcctgtgtcTAGGATCCACTTATCTGCATGATTGTCGTGAACATGTCCAATCATGGACACAAACAGaacttcaccaccacttgtctcttcatcaaatgtgacaacattggccttctTGGAAGAATCCACTGAATTTTCCTTTTTcgatttaggatttctacaatccttctcaTGTGTCCAGGCACcccacaatttcaacactttaattttcttttgcccttgcccttggatttggatctaggccttgaggacctgtacctcgctcagaatctctgcccctcgtaatcagtgcattagAAGCTGCCCTTATGttgccgtttagctttctcatagccttcccttgaaaggctgagataacggtgtcaacacttagggttttatttgcagtGCACATTATGTCcctaaaagactcatatgatgcaggaagagaattcaacaatatacatgcctgttcctTATCTTTGACTActttctccatatccagcaatttgcacatcaatttattaaagttgctgatatgggcttctagatctctaccctctgccatcttgaaggtataacactgtagcttcaagtgtaggcgattttcagaggacttctttgcataaatGTTctttaacttcgcccacaaactagtcacagttttcttcctcaaaacattatagagaacctcatccgtgagacataaacggatagaggctaaagcattactatcaaggttttcctattcatcatctttcatggtagatttccgctcatcaagagccttaatctcaccttgcttggttagcaggctaatcatcttaaccttccataactcaaaattatttttgcccgagtacttctcaatatcaaacttgccgtttcccattattactaatattgcaaattcagatctgtgccccaatgattgctctaataccacttgttggggatttgagctgcggaatcacacagatctagatctaggatagcaaccCAATAacatcaagcaatcacaagagaacacaaagatttaacgtggaaaacccttgcgggaaaaaaccacggcacaaagcgacataaatccactatgaaatagaaattacaagagagaggacttacccgattcgaacaacctcgaatctcacccttgctacactctttgataaccctagaaccctttaggaacccttggaaaacttttagaaagctttagaatcccttagaatagccctagggacccctatttatagtttaggaaactccacttacgcacctagtccgtaaaagtccggaaaccgcctcaaatttacgcagtccgtgcaggatctgcataacctcgactggtcgagggaccccctcgaccggtcgagccatcccctcgactggttgagcagcccggacaccaaaaataatagcacgctggactttgagtcgagcagtgctcgactagtcgagtggctcactcgaccggtcgagccagacTCTTGACCGGTTGAGCCCAGATTAAAGGCATCTGACAACAGAGGAACAGTCCTTCTGTTTTCCAGaagtagtttttttaaaaaaaatttataatcttGTAAACAACATTAAGTTTGGCTATGTATATATCCGTACTCTCCCTTTTTGCTAGTAAATGACATGATAATATTAGCAAAGAAATAAAACAAAATCTTGGGCAATGGTCCAACTAAGATCCAACTAAGATGTGGCCCATCAATCAGACGGTCTTTGCATATTGAATCTGTGATGATCTTGGGTAGAGAGGATTTACGTGACAAGTTTTTCAATATGTAATTTATGCACGGGAACGTTACATTTTAAATACATTAGTTTACAAAAACTAACAATGGTTACTGGAGATCTTGATGTCAATATATCAATGGAAGGGTAAAAGCAAGAGAAAAACTGCTGAGATCAGAGAGATGATGGGTTCACCAATAATCCCCACAAGAACACAGCCCATCTCTGAAATGATGAAATCTCTTTGCATCTCTAGCAATAATCTCTCTCCCTGAAATCTTAGAAACTAATTTAATCCAAGTATGGCAATCTCCACAGACTCTAAGGTTCTTGAAAATCCTAATACAACTGCTCCACCCAGCAGGACTCCTACTACTCAACAGCCCAAATGCAATGGCAAGCTTCTCACTGTGATAATACAAagatctctccttctctttctcatcCAAATCTTGCAACACAAACCTCGTATCAGGAACATAACCCAACCCCTTAACTATCTCTACCAACTTCTTCAATTCTTCATAGATCTCTGTTGCTCTCGGGTGCAACCAATCTCCAGCCATGAATGTGTGTATCTCGCGATTGACCTCGACCCAACTCAATGCGGGTTCCTTCTTCAACCCCATCTCCCTCATCGAGGCTTTCATCTTAATCACTTCATTCCAGTTACCTGTTGATGCATAAATGTTAGACAACAGAATGTGAGTCCTGTGATCCCCTGGTTCAAGCTCAAGAATTTTATTTGCAACGTGCTTCCCCATCTCTACATCACAGTGAATTCTACATGCACTGAGCAATGTCCTCCATAGAACCACGTCTGGTTTTTTAACTTGAATTATTAACCTTTCAGCCTCTTTGAGTCTTCCAGCACGACCGAGTAGATCAACCATGCATGCATAGTGATCTTTGTTCGGTTCTTTGTTGGGATTGCTAGTCATATAGGAGAAGATACGGCGGCCTTCTCCAAGCAAGCCTGCATTGCTGCATGCAGAGAGAATGTTGATAAAGGTCAAATCGTCTGGTTCTAGACCCAAATTCCTCATTTCATCAAAGAGTCTTACCGCTTCATGACCATAACCGTTTTGTGCGTACGCATGGATCATTGAATTTATTGAAACCAGGTCGAGTTCAACCAAGCTACTGAAAGCGGATCTCGCCATTTCAACGCTTCCACATCTACCATACATGTCGACGAGTGCAGCTCCTGCAAATTTATCTCTATCCAATCCGGTTTTCATGATGCGTGCATGCATCTGTTTCCCTTGCTCGAACATTGCAAGGCTCGAACAGGCTCTGAGAGCTGTAGATAAGGTGAACGCATTTGGGTTTATTGAGTTGCGGATCATCTGGCGTAACATCAAAAGAGCAGACTCTTCTCTACCATTTTGCACCAGACCCACGATTACAGCTGTCCAACTCATGAGATTCGGATCAACTAACCTATGGAAAACCTTCAAAGAATCATCGACCAACCCACATTTCGAATACATGCTAAGAAGTGATGTCTGCGAAGCAACAGCAGATTCAAATCCGGATTTGATATTGAGACCATGGATCAGCTTCCCTTTATTCAATTCTGCTAAATTTCCACACGCAATCAAGATGCTCGCAAATGTAAATTCATTAGCCTTGATACCCTCATTAACCATATTCCtgaaaacatctaaagcttcataaTCCTCTCCATTTTGAGTATAACCAACAATCAAAGCAGTGACCAAAACCACATCCTTCTCCACAATTCGATCCAAAACAGCCCGGGCCTCCCCCAATTTTCCAAATTTTGCATACATATCCACCAGAGCACTTCCTACAAAGGCATTCTCAACCTCCAAACCCAAAACCACCAACCGCCCATGTGCCTTCTGCCCTTCCCGTAAGAGACCCAGATCGTAAAATGCTTTAAAAATACTTGAAAACGTGAACTCGTCTGCGAAAATTCCCTCAGGCAACATCTTTTCATACAATCTTAGAGCTTCTTCACTTCTCTGGCGGCGAATATAGGTGGAAATCATTGAATTCCATGTCACAATATGTCGTtggggcatttcatcaaatacttgtcGTGCGTCCTCGATGCATCCGCATTTGAGGTAGCAATCGATGAGTTTGTTGCCTAGACTAAGGTACGGAAAGCCAGCCTCTTTCATTTGAATATGAATGGCCCTTGCTTCTTGTATGGATTTTGTGTATGTGCATTGTCTAAGAAGAGAGGCGTAGGAATCAGCTGTTTCTTTGAGGTTTTTGGCGGGAAAGGGATTGGTAGATTTGTTTTGGTGTAAGTGAGGAGAAAACCAAATAGGTTTGGATTGGCTTTGTGAAGCTGTTTGGATGGCTTTTGTGAAGTTTCGAAATGTGATGGAGCGGATGTTTGTTTGACAGAGAGTAGCACTTCTCATGGCTGTCGGAGAAAACCAAATAGGTTTGGATTGGCTTTGTGAAGCTGTTTGGATGGCTTTTGTGAAGTTTCGAAATGTGATGGAGCAGATGTTTGTTTGACAGAGAGTAGCTCTTCTCATGGCTGTCGGAGAAATTGCTACATGGGGACGGGTATTCTgtaggcctggattttgaacagGTCGGGCCGGGCCTCTTCCAAAAATGATTTCGCCTGCCAGCCCGAGTATTTTGGTCGTATAAATGGCCCAGCGGTACGGTCACGTAGCTTGGAGGAATATTGgatgagaaaaaaaagaagaggaagagataCGAAGAGAAAATGACGTGGCTATACGCTATACACAGAGAATTGATTATTCTTTTCTATTAAAAGTGCATTTTCACTTTTTCACTATCGCAGCCCATTGTTTGATC contains:
- the LOC131229509 gene encoding pentatricopeptide repeat-containing protein At5g65570, with amino-acid sequence MRSATLCQTNIRSITFRNFTKAIQTASQSQSKPIWFSPHLHQNKSTNPFPAKNLKETADSYASLLRQCTYTKSIQEARAIHIQMKEAGFPYLSLGNKLIDCYLKCGCIEDARQVFDEMPQRHIVTWNSMISTYIRRQRSEEALRLYEKMLPEGIFADEFTFSSIFKAFYDLGLLREGQKAHGRLVVLGLEVENAFVGSALVDMYAKFGKLGEARAVLDRIVEKDVVLVTALIVGYTQNGEDYEALDVFRNMVNEGIKANEFTFASILIACGNLAELNKGKLIHGLNIKSGFESAVASQTSLLSMYSKCGLVDDSLKVFHRLVDPNLMSWTAVIVGLVQNGREESALLMLRQMIRNSINPNAFTLSTALRACSSLAMFEQGKQMHARIMKTGLDRDKFAGAALVDMYGRCGSVEMARSAFSSLVELDLVSINSMIHAYAQNGYGHEAVRLFDEMRNLGLEPDDLTFINILSACSNAGLLGEGRRIFSYMTSNPNKEPNKDHYACMVDLLGRAGRLKEAERLIIQVKKPDVVLWRTLLSACRIHCDVEMGKHVANKILELEPGDHRTHILLSNIYASTGNWNEVIKMKASMREMGLKKEPALSWVEVNREIHTFMAGDWLHPRATEIYEELKKLVEIVKGLGYVPDTRFVLQDLDEKEKERSLYYHSEKLAIAFGLLSSRSPAGWSSCIRIFKNLRVCGDCHTWIKLVSKISGREIIARDAKRFHHFRDGLCSCGDYW